One genomic window of Candidatus Zymogenaceae bacterium includes the following:
- a CDS encoding LacI family DNA-binding transcriptional regulator: MKPTMQDIAKRAGVNISTVSRVLAGKAKSSRIGEETTRRVLSVAEELGYRPNLSARALRTSKTDTLGLLVTDLANPFFATISAACEAEASSAGYGVMVATSGENRSREAHYISLLRSRPVDGLIVTPAGLTPHQELELLLEEGFPLVLMDRRIDGVSCDSVVVDNRDGARRLVRELIDMGAVTIAVAGGPVDTWTGAERMKGFIEGIRDANLLFSEEMVYIGPYDEETGRRAARSFLERGKKPDAVVAANNRILEGVLEILMARGSDGENIAVGAFDGVPFTGLMRRPIVIAEQPRREIGRRAARLLIDRIEGATTCGIREEVLPVRITRTGESSVSLT; the protein is encoded by the coding sequence GTGAAGCCCACCATGCAGGACATCGCGAAGCGCGCCGGGGTGAACATCTCCACCGTCAGCAGGGTGCTTGCCGGTAAGGCGAAGAGTTCCCGCATCGGTGAAGAAACCACCCGACGGGTGCTGTCCGTGGCGGAGGAGCTTGGGTATCGCCCCAACCTCTCGGCCCGGGCGCTGCGCACGAGCAAGACCGACACCCTGGGCCTTCTGGTGACCGACCTGGCCAATCCCTTTTTCGCCACGATCAGCGCCGCGTGCGAGGCGGAGGCGTCTTCCGCCGGGTACGGGGTGATGGTGGCCACCAGCGGGGAGAACAGGAGCCGGGAGGCGCACTATATCTCGCTGCTTCGGTCGAGGCCCGTGGACGGGCTGATCGTGACCCCGGCGGGGCTGACCCCCCATCAGGAGCTGGAGCTGCTTTTGGAGGAGGGATTCCCCCTGGTGTTGATGGATCGGAGGATTGACGGTGTGTCCTGTGACAGCGTGGTGGTGGACAACCGAGACGGTGCAAGACGGCTCGTGAGGGAGCTTATTGATATGGGTGCCGTGACCATCGCGGTCGCCGGCGGCCCCGTCGACACATGGACCGGGGCCGAGCGGATGAAGGGGTTTATAGAAGGCATCCGTGATGCGAATCTTTTGTTTTCCGAGGAAATGGTATACATCGGGCCCTATGACGAGGAAACCGGGCGCCGCGCCGCCCGATCGTTTCTTGAAAGGGGCAAAAAACCGGACGCCGTCGTCGCGGCAAACAACCGGATCCTCGAGGGGGTGCTGGAGATTCTGATGGCGAGAGGTTCGGACGGCGAAAACATCGCCGTCGGTGCGTTCGACGGGGTTCCCTTCACGGGATTGATGCGTCGTCCGATCGTCATTGCGGAACAGCCCAGGCGGGAGATCGGCCGTCGGGCCGCCCGTCTTTTGATTGATCGGATCGAGGGGGCCACTACTTGTGGGATTCGGGAGGAGGTGCTCCCCGTCCGCATTACACGGACCGGGGAAAGCTCAGTCTCCCTAACCTGA
- a CDS encoding fucose isomerase, which translates to MSTRIGIFWPGDYREKPNEDALPQMTEATRRLEAALDRLGKKHYRIDGFLTRPHESIEKLGPVDDPLIGVFAHWVYGPHTTDGTVGKDTPLLLASNFSGTWPGLVGLLNTSACLETVGRRHSRIWTDAVDWTKDDAFIAGLEQWCSVGSVSYPKDAIAYSAPVDEGAVRIAREVAGEIEKRRILILMLGDTSMGMINGYFGPRLLSRVGFAEHKVDQAWLVARGRDIDQRRIEDAYRFVVDKGVVFHYDDPGAGDFDANATKEQLRDYLTVLDLVGEFKADCIGWQYQLGLIPLRPPSDFAEGLLNSGCRPEGTGTTIVDSTEADQGNVIPMELMKRILQKKGMGEGVMFHDVRWGAEFDGRFLWVLLNSGSSSAYAFNHDMKSLKGVHSYRQPAAYFPNPGGTFTGESLPGKITWARSYIKDDELWMDVGKGEVVKLPEATRDAWWEGTNRQWPFMAADMGISRDTLMAHYMSNHAAVAYGDIFGEMVALSRELGFKVRVLKER; encoded by the coding sequence ATGAGTACGCGGATCGGGATTTTTTGGCCCGGAGACTACCGGGAAAAGCCGAATGAGGACGCCCTCCCGCAGATGACCGAGGCCACGCGCCGGCTTGAAGCGGCCCTCGATCGCCTGGGGAAAAAACATTACCGGATCGACGGCTTTTTGACCCGGCCCCACGAGTCCATCGAGAAGCTCGGCCCTGTGGACGATCCGCTCATCGGCGTCTTCGCCCACTGGGTCTACGGCCCCCACACCACCGACGGCACCGTGGGGAAGGACACGCCGCTTTTATTGGCCAGCAATTTTTCCGGCACGTGGCCCGGGCTCGTGGGGCTTCTCAACACCAGCGCGTGCCTGGAGACCGTGGGGCGCAGGCACTCCAGGATATGGACGGATGCTGTGGACTGGACGAAGGACGATGCCTTCATAGCGGGGCTGGAGCAGTGGTGCAGCGTGGGGAGTGTGTCGTACCCGAAAGACGCGATCGCCTACAGCGCCCCGGTGGATGAGGGGGCCGTCCGGATCGCGCGGGAGGTCGCAGGGGAGATCGAGAAACGGAGGATTCTCATCCTCATGTTGGGGGACACCAGCATGGGCATGATCAACGGCTACTTCGGCCCGAGGCTGCTCTCCCGGGTCGGCTTCGCCGAGCACAAGGTGGATCAGGCGTGGCTGGTGGCCCGGGGAAGAGACATCGATCAAAGGCGCATCGAGGACGCGTATCGGTTCGTGGTGGATAAGGGCGTTGTCTTTCACTACGACGATCCGGGAGCTGGGGACTTCGACGCAAACGCCACGAAGGAGCAGCTCCGGGACTACCTGACGGTGCTCGACCTGGTGGGTGAATTCAAGGCCGACTGCATCGGCTGGCAGTATCAGCTCGGCCTCATCCCGCTGCGCCCCCCCTCCGATTTCGCAGAGGGTCTTCTCAACAGCGGATGCCGCCCCGAGGGAACCGGCACGACCATCGTGGATTCCACCGAGGCCGACCAGGGAAACGTCATCCCCATGGAGCTGATGAAGCGCATCCTGCAAAAAAAGGGGATGGGAGAAGGCGTGATGTTTCACGACGTGCGATGGGGGGCGGAGTTCGACGGCCGGTTCCTGTGGGTGCTGCTCAACAGCGGATCCTCCAGCGCCTACGCCTTCAATCACGACATGAAAAGCCTCAAGGGCGTCCACTCCTATCGACAGCCGGCGGCGTATTTCCCCAATCCGGGGGGCACCTTCACCGGCGAGAGCCTGCCGGGAAAGATCACCTGGGCCCGGTCGTATATCAAGGACGATGAGCTGTGGATGGACGTTGGGAAAGGCGAGGTCGTGAAGCTCCCGGAGGCCACCAGGGACGCGTGGTGGGAGGGGACGAACCGGCAGTGGCCGTTCATGGCCGCCGACATGGGGATCTCCCGGGATACCCTCATGGCCCACTACATGAGCAACCACGCGGCGGTGGCCTACGGAGACATCTTTGGAGAGATGGTCGCCCTCTCCCGAGAGCTGGGTTTCAAGGTGCGGGTGCTGAAGGAGCGGTGA
- a CDS encoding FGGY-family carbohydrate kinase gives MTDKFYIGVDVGTGSARAGLFDGNGKMRGMAAHPIEMSRPENDFVEQSSENIWRMVCRSVRDAMSEAGVDGGRIGGMGFDATCSLVAVDADDGPVSVSPTGDDRWNVIVWMDHRAISETEEINRMGHPVLQYVGGVISPEMQTPKLLWLKRNLPDAWRRAARFFDLPDYLTYRATGFDTRSLCSIVCKWTYLGRENRWDDDYFSRAGLGDLSDEGYRRIGTRIRPMGEPVGEGLSRRAADELGLSPGTPVGVSIIDAHAGGVGLLGMTVDGRALSPDDFERRLALIGGTSTCHMAVSTEPRFIPGVWGPYYGAMIPGMWLTEGGQSATGSLIDHVIFSHSASAPLAEEAKAAGTTIYELLNRRLDRLSETASHPGALTEELHVLPYFHGNRSPRADATLRGAVCGLRLSDTADDLALVYLAAVQAVAYGTRHIIEEMNTAGYAVDTVIACGGGTKNRVFLREHANSTGCRIVLGAEPEAVLLGSAVLGAVAGGDFPTIMEAMAAMESPGEVIGPEAGAVRDYHDRKYRVFHRMYDDFMAYRVLMRQ, from the coding sequence ATGACGGATAAATTCTATATCGGCGTGGACGTGGGCACCGGCAGCGCCCGGGCCGGTCTGTTCGACGGAAACGGAAAGATGCGGGGCATGGCCGCCCACCCGATCGAGATGTCCCGGCCGGAGAACGATTTCGTCGAGCAGAGCTCCGAGAATATTTGGAGGATGGTGTGTCGGTCCGTCCGGGACGCAATGAGTGAGGCGGGGGTGGATGGGGGCCGGATCGGCGGGATGGGGTTCGACGCCACCTGCTCACTGGTGGCGGTGGATGCGGACGACGGGCCGGTGAGCGTCTCGCCCACGGGCGATGACCGGTGGAACGTTATCGTCTGGATGGACCACCGGGCGATATCGGAAACCGAAGAGATCAACCGCATGGGCCATCCCGTGCTGCAATACGTGGGCGGCGTCATCTCCCCGGAGATGCAGACGCCGAAGCTGTTGTGGCTCAAGCGAAACCTCCCCGACGCCTGGAGAAGAGCCGCCCGGTTCTTCGATCTGCCGGATTACCTCACCTATCGTGCCACAGGCTTCGACACCCGGTCGCTCTGCAGCATCGTGTGCAAGTGGACCTATCTGGGCCGCGAGAACAGGTGGGACGATGATTACTTCTCCCGGGCGGGGCTGGGGGACCTTTCTGATGAGGGATATCGCCGCATCGGCACCCGGATACGCCCCATGGGGGAGCCGGTGGGGGAGGGCCTCTCGCGGCGGGCGGCGGATGAGCTGGGGCTTTCTCCCGGAACCCCGGTGGGGGTCTCCATCATAGATGCCCATGCCGGCGGGGTGGGGTTGTTGGGGATGACCGTCGACGGCAGAGCGCTGTCTCCCGACGATTTCGAGAGGCGGCTCGCCCTCATCGGCGGCACCAGCACGTGCCACATGGCCGTAAGCACGGAGCCCCGCTTCATCCCCGGCGTCTGGGGGCCCTACTACGGCGCCATGATACCGGGGATGTGGCTCACCGAGGGGGGGCAGAGCGCAACCGGCTCCCTCATCGATCATGTCATCTTTTCCCATAGCGCTTCCGCTCCCCTTGCCGAGGAGGCGAAAGCAGCCGGTACGACGATATATGAGCTTCTCAACCGGCGGCTCGACCGCCTTTCTGAGACGGCATCTCATCCCGGCGCCCTCACCGAGGAGCTTCACGTGCTCCCCTATTTTCACGGCAATCGATCGCCCCGGGCCGACGCCACGCTGCGGGGTGCGGTCTGCGGTCTTCGCCTGTCGGACACGGCGGACGACCTGGCGCTTGTATATCTCGCCGCCGTGCAGGCGGTTGCCTACGGAACCCGGCACATCATCGAGGAGATGAACACTGCGGGCTACGCCGTCGATACCGTAATCGCCTGCGGCGGCGGCACGAAGAACCGGGTGTTCTTGAGGGAGCATGCGAACTCCACCGGATGCCGGATCGTCCTGGGCGCGGAGCCAGAGGCGGTGCTTTTGGGGTCGGCGGTGCTGGGGGCGGTGGCCGGGGGAGATTTCCCCACGATCATGGAGGCCATGGCCGCGATGGAGTCGCCGGGGGAGGTGATCGGTCCGGAGGCGGGGGCGGTCCGGGACTATCATGACAGAAAATATCGGGTCTTTCATCGCATGTACGACGACTTCATGGCCTATCGCGTGCTGATGCGGCAATGA